Proteins encoded in a region of the Streptomyces sp. NBC_00258 genome:
- a CDS encoding LLM class F420-dependent oxidoreductase translates to MELRLFTEPYHGATYDELARAARHAEECGFGGFFVADHYHPMHYTDALPGPTDAWTTLAGLARETSRIRLGTLMTSATFRHPGPLAVIAAQVDAMSGGRVELGLGAGWFALDHSAYGIPFPAPAERFERMEEQLRIVTGLWATPTGERFSYEGRHYRLTDSPALPKPVQRPSVPIIVGGRGPRRTPRLAARYADEFNLPFTSPEQSAGLFAGARAAREAAGGPPLILSVCLGIASGRTGAEIDTRLALMHEPSRLPPEEPLHGSPGKIVDVLGQYAGLGASRVYVRLRDLSDLDHLDLLAAEVAPQLT, encoded by the coding sequence ATGGAGCTGCGCCTCTTCACCGAGCCGTACCACGGGGCCACGTACGACGAACTGGCGCGCGCCGCCCGGCATGCGGAGGAGTGCGGCTTCGGGGGCTTCTTCGTCGCCGACCACTACCACCCGATGCACTACACCGACGCCCTGCCGGGCCCCACCGACGCCTGGACCACCCTCGCCGGTCTGGCCCGCGAGACCTCGCGGATCCGGCTCGGCACCCTCATGACCTCGGCCACCTTCCGGCACCCCGGCCCGCTCGCGGTCATCGCCGCCCAGGTCGACGCGATGAGCGGTGGAAGGGTCGAACTCGGCCTGGGCGCCGGTTGGTTCGCCCTCGACCACAGCGCGTACGGCATCCCGTTCCCGGCGCCCGCCGAACGCTTCGAGCGGATGGAGGAACAGCTCCGGATCGTCACCGGCCTGTGGGCCACCCCGACCGGCGAGCGCTTCTCGTACGAGGGCCGCCACTACCGTCTGACCGACTCGCCCGCCCTGCCGAAGCCCGTCCAGCGGCCGAGCGTGCCCATCATCGTGGGCGGCCGCGGCCCCCGCCGCACACCGAGGCTGGCCGCCCGGTACGCCGACGAGTTCAACCTGCCCTTCACCTCACCCGAGCAGAGCGCCGGCCTGTTCGCTGGCGCGCGGGCCGCCAGGGAGGCGGCCGGCGGACCTCCCCTGATCCTCTCGGTGTGCCTCGGCATCGCCTCCGGCCGCACCGGGGCCGAGATCGACACCCGCCTCGCCCTGATGCACGAGCCGTCACGCCTCCCCCCGGAGGAACCGCTGCACGGCTCCCCGGGGAAGATCGTCGACGTGCTCGGCCAGTACGCCGGCCTCGGGGCCTCCCGCGTGTACGTACGCCTGCGAGACCTCTCCGACCTCGACCACCTGGACCTGCTGGCGGCCGAGGTCGCGCCTCAACTGACGTGA
- a CDS encoding ABC transporter ATP-binding protein — protein MIRVRGVSKSFNGRRGTVEALRGIELDVGDGEFVAVLGRSGCGKSTLLRVIAGLLPASSGEVRIADEPVREPRRDVAILFQRPALLPWRSVLDNVLLPIQVHGRPRPEHREAARQLLTTVGLDSPFHKRLPHELSGGMQQRVALCRSLIQRPRVMLMDEPFSALDALTREELCEVLQRVHMEYAATVVLVTHSIEEAVLLADRVVVLSPRPGQVRTVLDVPVPRPRSLGHDTHATELARCRAELHDLLLASHMTGV, from the coding sequence GTGATCCGAGTGCGCGGCGTGTCGAAGAGCTTCAACGGCCGCAGAGGGACCGTGGAGGCCCTGCGCGGAATCGAACTGGACGTCGGGGACGGTGAGTTCGTGGCGGTCCTGGGCCGCTCCGGCTGCGGAAAGTCCACCCTGCTGCGGGTGATCGCCGGACTGCTCCCGGCCTCCTCGGGCGAGGTACGGATCGCGGACGAGCCCGTACGGGAACCGCGCCGGGACGTCGCCATCCTCTTCCAGCGCCCGGCCCTGCTCCCCTGGCGTTCGGTGCTCGACAACGTCCTGCTGCCCATCCAGGTGCACGGCCGGCCGCGTCCCGAACACCGTGAAGCCGCAAGGCAGTTGCTGACCACCGTCGGCCTGGACTCCCCCTTCCACAAACGCCTGCCGCACGAGCTGTCCGGTGGCATGCAGCAACGCGTGGCGCTGTGCCGCTCACTGATCCAGCGGCCGCGCGTGATGCTGATGGACGAGCCCTTCTCGGCCCTGGACGCCCTGACCCGCGAGGAGTTGTGCGAGGTGCTGCAGCGTGTGCACATGGAGTACGCCGCCACGGTCGTCCTCGTCACCCACTCCATCGAGGAGGCGGTCCTGCTCGCCGACCGGGTCGTGGTGCTCAGCCCCCGCCCCGGCCAGGTCCGCACGGTCCTCGACGTCCCTGTACCTCGCCCCCGCTCCCTGGGCCACGACACGCACGCCACCGAACTCGCCCGCTGCCGGGCCGAGTTGCACGACCTGCTGCTGGCCAGCCACATGACGGGAGTGTGA
- a CDS encoding ABC transporter substrate-binding protein: protein MRRNTRLPAALLAVLLTAALSTACGSDDDNDGKAGASGGSAPDKVTYITGFGTFGREAYAYVAQDKGYFSDAGVSVTIQPGQGSAISLAALAGGRAQFAPVDLSSTIMQVGGGKVSGVTAVAAVHQTTDAAVMALADSGISKPADLEGKKIADPAGSVIGALFPAYAKLAGFDADKVDFVNLEPQQLGVNLAAGKVDAVGQYRVGRPNIENAVKGKDVVVLPFGKFLTESYGSAITTTTKIAEEDPDLVRRFTSALFKGMRYAIDHPEEAAELLAKKHPTVNEKAATAEIELVGEAVQPKDDGAPIGTMDRERVAGAIKALVDAGAVKSGLTPEQLVSFDLVPKS, encoded by the coding sequence ATGAGACGGAATACGCGGTTACCCGCCGCGCTCCTGGCTGTCCTGCTGACGGCGGCACTCTCCACGGCCTGCGGCTCCGACGACGACAACGATGGCAAGGCCGGGGCCTCCGGCGGTTCCGCGCCCGACAAGGTCACCTACATCACCGGTTTCGGCACCTTCGGGCGCGAGGCGTACGCCTATGTCGCCCAGGACAAGGGCTACTTCAGCGACGCGGGCGTCTCGGTCACCATCCAGCCGGGGCAGGGCAGCGCCATCAGCCTGGCCGCGCTGGCCGGCGGGCGGGCGCAGTTCGCGCCCGTCGACCTCAGCAGCACGATCATGCAGGTCGGCGGCGGCAAGGTGTCCGGCGTGACGGCGGTCGCGGCCGTCCACCAGACCACGGACGCCGCCGTGATGGCGCTGGCGGACAGCGGCATCAGCAAGCCCGCGGACCTGGAGGGCAAGAAGATCGCGGACCCGGCCGGTTCGGTCATCGGGGCCCTCTTCCCGGCGTACGCGAAGCTCGCCGGATTCGACGCCGACAAGGTCGACTTCGTCAATCTCGAACCCCAGCAGCTCGGGGTCAACCTCGCGGCCGGCAAGGTCGACGCGGTCGGCCAGTACCGGGTGGGCCGCCCGAACATCGAGAACGCCGTCAAGGGCAAGGACGTCGTGGTCCTGCCGTTCGGCAAGTTCCTGACCGAGAGCTACGGCTCGGCCATCACGACCACCACGAAGATCGCCGAGGAGGACCCCGACCTGGTCAGGCGCTTCACATCGGCGCTGTTCAAGGGCATGCGCTACGCGATCGACCACCCGGAGGAAGCGGCCGAGCTGTTGGCGAAGAAGCACCCGACCGTGAACGAGAAGGCCGCCACCGCGGAGATCGAGCTGGTCGGCGAGGCAGTACAGCCCAAGGACGACGGGGCGCCGATCGGCACGATGGACCGGGAGCGGGTGGCCGGGGCGATCAAGGCTCTGGTGGACGCCGGGGCGGTCAAGTCCGGTCTGACGCCCGAGCAGCTGGTCTCCTTCGATCTGGTGCCGAAGTCCTGA
- a CDS encoding ABC transporter permease: protein MLRRVMEFGWPVLGLAAAIGAWALAVVVFDVPEIILPSPADVLDAFLRVPGYLLGEAVTTLVVIVLGFVLAVAAGLVIGVAIAASRIVELMFSPLLVAFNAVPKVALAPLLVVWMGFGQQPKVVMALLVCFFPVVLSVAGGLTSTPVELVELARSLRASRTQTFLRFRFPSALPQIFVGLKVAMPLSAVGAVIGEFSAGDEGLGFVVVQSGANSDTALAFAAIALLGVMSVALFYALVLAERTLLPWVRETTSQR, encoded by the coding sequence GTGCTCAGGCGGGTGATGGAGTTCGGCTGGCCCGTGCTCGGGCTGGCCGCCGCGATCGGGGCCTGGGCGCTCGCCGTGGTCGTGTTCGACGTACCGGAGATCATCCTGCCGTCGCCCGCGGACGTGCTGGACGCCTTCCTCCGTGTGCCCGGCTATCTGCTGGGCGAGGCGGTCACCACGCTCGTCGTCATCGTGCTGGGCTTCGTGCTGGCCGTGGCGGCGGGGCTGGTGATCGGGGTGGCGATCGCGGCGTCGCGGATCGTGGAGCTGATGTTCTCGCCGCTCCTGGTGGCGTTCAACGCGGTGCCCAAGGTGGCGCTGGCCCCGCTGCTGGTGGTGTGGATGGGGTTCGGGCAGCAGCCGAAGGTCGTCATGGCGCTGCTCGTCTGCTTCTTCCCCGTCGTGCTGTCGGTCGCGGGCGGGCTCACCTCGACACCGGTCGAACTCGTGGAGCTGGCACGGTCGTTGCGCGCGTCGCGCACCCAGACGTTCCTCAGGTTCCGGTTCCCGAGCGCGCTGCCGCAGATCTTCGTGGGACTGAAGGTCGCCATGCCGCTGTCGGCCGTCGGCGCGGTCATCGGTGAGTTCAGCGCCGGAGACGAGGGGCTCGGCTTCGTCGTCGTACAGTCCGGGGCGAACTCCGACACCGCGCTGGCGTTCGCCGCGATCGCCCTGCTCGGCGTGATGAGCGTGGCGCTGTTCTATGCCCTGGTGCTCGCGGAGCGGACGCTGCTGCCGTGGGTGAGGGAGACGACGTCGCAGCGGTAG